In Columba livia isolate bColLiv1 breed racing homer chromosome 6, bColLiv1.pat.W.v2, whole genome shotgun sequence, a single genomic region encodes these proteins:
- the GOT1 gene encoding aspartate aminotransferase, cytoplasmic → MAASIFAAVPRAPPVAVFKLTADFREDGDARKVNLGVGAYRTDEGKPWVLPVVKKVEQMIANDNSLNHEYLPILGLPEFRANASRIALGDDSPAIKENRIGSVQALGGTGALRIGAEFLRRWYNGNNNTATPVYVSSPTWENHNSVFMDAGFKDIRTYHYWDAAKRGLDLQGLLNDMEKAPEFSIFILHACAHNPTGTDPTPDQWKQIAAVMKRRFLFPFFDSAYQGFASGSLDKDAWAVRYFVSEGFEFFCAQSFSKNFGLYNERVGNLTVVGKDADNVQRVLSQMEKIVRTTWSNPPSQGARIVATTLSSPQLFAEWKDNVKTMADRVLLMRSDLRSRLESLGTPGTWSHITEQIGMFSFTGLNPKQVEYMVKEKHIYLMASGRINMCGLTTKNLDYVAQSIHEAVTKIQ, encoded by the exons ATGGCCGCCTCCATCTTCGCCGCCGTCCCCCGCGCCCCGCCTGTCGCCGTCTTCAAGCTCACGGCGGATTTCCGGGAGGACGGGGATGCGCGGAAGGTCAACCTGGGCGTGGGCG CCTACCGCACGGACGAGGGGAAGCCATGGGTGCTGCCGGTGGTGAAGAAGGTGGAGCAGATGATCGCCAACGACAACAGCCTGAACCACGAGTACCTGCCCATCCTGGGCCTGCCCGAGTTCCGGGCCAATGCCTCCCGGATCGCCCTGGGTGATGACAGCCCCGCCATCAAAGAGAACCGG ATCGGAAGTGTTCAGGCCTTGGGCGGGACAGGCGCTCTGCGTATCGGTGCAGAGTTCCTGAGGCGGTGGTACAATGGAAACAACAACACAGCGACCCCCGTCTACGTTTCCAGTCCGACGTGGG AGAACCACAACTCTGTGTTTATGGATGCTGGCTTTAAAGATATTAGAACCTACCACTACTGGGATGCTGCCAAGAGGGGTCTGGATCTTCAGGGACTGCTGAATGACATGGAG AAAGCCCCAGAATTCTCCATTTTCATCCTCCATGCCTGTGCGCACAACCCAACAGGCACAGACCCCACTCCAGACCAGTGGAAGCAGATTGCTGCTGTTATGAAG CGTCGGTTCCTGTTTCCATTCTTCGACTCAGCGTACCAAGGCTTTGCCTCTGGCAGCCTGGATAAGGATGCCTGGGCTGTGCGATACTTTGTCTCCGAGGGCTTTGAGTTCTTCTGTGCACAGTCATTTTCCAAGAACTTTGGGCTCTACA ATGAACGTGTGGGGAACCTGACTGTGGTGGGGAAGGATGCAGACAATGTGCAGCGTGTACTTTCACAGATGGAGAAGATTGTGCGCACCACTTGGTCCAACCCCCCTTCCCAGGGAGCACGCATTGTGGCAACTACACTTTCTTCACCGCAGCTCTTTGCTGAGTG GAAGGACAACGTGAAGACGATGGCAGATCGGGTCTTGCTGATGCGGTCAGATCTTCGGTCTCGCCTGGAATCCCTTGGGACCCCGGGCACCTGGAGCCACATTACGGAACAGATCGGCATGTTTAGCTTCACAGGGTTGAACC CTAAGCAGGTGGAGTACATGGTCAAGGAAAAACACATCTACCTGATGGCTAGTGGGCGCATCAACATGTGTGGCCTGACTACCAAAAACCTGGACTATGTGGCCCAGTCCATCCATGAAGCCGTCACAAAAATCCAGTGA